One Chloroflexota bacterium genomic window carries:
- a CDS encoding copper resistance protein CopC, giving the protein MATTTFAHGVIDQAEPPVGGAAPVSPARVQVWFTEPIEPRFSALEVYAAGASSRIDLGDIQLEGDRSLFVSLPPGLPQGSYTVLWRVFTLSDGHTTSGSYSFGVGVPADPSQTVATERTPLADASRFLSLGGQAVFVGVAVFGWAVRLDDEARFRRSLFWAMQAARAALGLGALGALYVQAHNLNAPLVETLTTQWGALWLARTTMIVVIALRIDSLMRGKATGPALLAGGFLLLTTSLTSHSAARFGPAGVLADWAHLWATSVWAGGVLCAALALTNGETKFLTNFSILATAAVGGLIVSGLWLGGGQVGTWPALLLTEYGRALLLKLAAVGLALGLGLFNMVRRANRLVSGLEAALMLIIVLLAAALTNLPPAFSQITDGAPTRVEQVGKAGELTATVALWPARTGTNTVEVRLTKSGQPLIGAEASLQFEPLDPGAVVSTLALDEIGQGVYSATGANLTSEGRWQILLAVNATEFVNFNYWVGPDRAARTPEMPAGFLVRAVGWLNRYATATAAGLLLVTAGVWSWLAWRSLRAQADVRLLVVAWLAPGLLIAGAVWLWLKL; this is encoded by the coding sequence GTGGCAACAACTACCTTCGCTCACGGCGTGATTGACCAGGCCGAGCCGCCGGTTGGGGGGGCGGCGCCGGTTTCCCCGGCCCGCGTCCAGGTCTGGTTCACCGAGCCAATCGAGCCGCGCTTCAGCGCGCTCGAAGTCTACGCCGCCGGCGCTTCCAGCCGGATCGATCTGGGCGACATTCAACTTGAAGGCGACCGGTCATTGTTCGTCTCACTGCCGCCCGGCCTGCCGCAAGGTTCGTACACAGTCCTCTGGCGGGTCTTCACGTTGAGCGACGGCCACACTACCAGCGGCAGTTATTCGTTCGGAGTCGGCGTCCCGGCAGACCCGTCGCAAACGGTGGCGACTGAGCGGACGCCGCTGGCGGATGCGAGTCGATTCTTGTCGCTCGGCGGGCAGGCTGTGTTCGTCGGGGTCGCCGTCTTTGGGTGGGCGGTTCGACTCGACGACGAAGCCCGGTTTCGCCGCTCGCTCTTCTGGGCGATGCAGGCGGCGCGGGCCGCGCTTGGGCTGGGCGCGCTTGGCGCGCTTTATGTTCAAGCGCACAATTTGAACGCGCCGCTCGTCGAAACGCTGACGACTCAGTGGGGCGCGCTCTGGCTGGCGCGAACGACGATGATCGTGGTGATTGCGCTACGCATTGACTCGTTGATGCGCGGCAAAGCGACAGGGCCGGCTTTGCTGGCCGGCGGCTTCTTACTGCTCACCACCTCGCTCACCAGCCACAGCGCCGCCCGGTTTGGGCCGGCGGGCGTGCTGGCTGACTGGGCGCATTTGTGGGCCACGTCGGTCTGGGCGGGCGGCGTGTTGTGCGCCGCGCTGGCGTTAACTAACGGGGAAACGAAGTTCCTGACGAACTTTTCAATTTTAGCCACTGCCGCCGTCGGCGGCCTGATCGTCTCCGGCCTGTGGCTGGGCGGCGGCCAGGTGGGAACGTGGCCGGCGTTGTTGCTCACCGAATATGGCCGGGCGCTCCTGCTGAAGCTGGCCGCCGTCGGGCTGGCTTTGGGGTTGGGACTGTTCAACATGGTGAGGCGGGCAAATCGTCTCGTCTCCGGCCTTGAAGCGGCCTTGATGTTGATCATCGTTTTGTTGGCCGCCGCGCTCACCAATCTGCCGCCCGCCTTCTCGCAGATCACGGACGGCGCGCCGACTCGCGTTGAACAGGTCGGCAAGGCTGGCGAGTTGACGGCGACGGTGGCGCTCTGGCCGGCGCGAACCGGAACCAACACCGTCGAAGTCCGGTTAACAAAGAGCGGGCAACCGTTGATCGGCGCTGAAGCAAGTTTGCAGTTTGAGCCACTCGACCCCGGCGCGGTGGTTTCAACGCTGGCCCTCGACGAGATCGGCCAGGGCGTGTACTCGGCCACGGGCGCAAACCTGACGAGCGAGGGCCGTTGGCAGATTCTGCTGGCGGTGAACGCGACCGAGTTTGTGAACTTTAATTATTGGGTCGGCCCCGACCGGGCTGCGCGAACGCCGGAGATGCCGGCCGGTTTTTTAGTGCGGGCCGTTGGCTGGCTGAACCGTTATGCCACAGCAACCGCCGCCGGT